A part of Gossypium arboreum isolate Shixiya-1 unplaced genomic scaffold, ASM2569848v2 Contig00055_ERROPOS10331399+, whole genome shotgun sequence genomic DNA contains:
- the LOC108482405 gene encoding transcription factor bHLH95-like yields MELEKVAVAEVGEKRSRKGGLKQGKANGGVDHGADQSEHEMHIWTERERRKKMRNMFSSLHALLPQLPAKADKSTVVDEAVTYIKNLQQTLQTLEKQKLEKLKNSATVDYDQSSIITSQVQPPESREAFFTDNQGPTNNYPMTIDISQTFPAQASPACFQTWFSSNVVISMCGDDAQINVCSPRKPGTFATILYILEKHQLEVVSAHISSDQYRTMYMIHVHAGGASEQFPELLSIEETFKLAAGEMNLCLFSC; encoded by the exons ATGGAGCTTGAGAAAGTTGCCGTAGCAGAGGTGGGTGAGAAGAGAAGCAGAAAAGGAGGGTTGAAACAAGGGAAGGCTAACGGAGGTGTCGACCATGGCGCTGATCAATCGGAGCATGAGATGCATATATGGACTGAAAGagaaaggaggaagaagatgaggAATATGTTCTCTAGTCTTCATGCTTTGCTACCTCAACTTCCTGCGAag GCGGACAAGTCTACCGTTGTTGATGAAGCAGTAACATACATAAAAAACCTTCAACAGACTCTCCAAACACTTGAAAAACAAAAGCTTGAGAAATTAAAGAATTCAGCAACGGTTGATTACGATCAATCATCCATAATCACGTCGCAGGTGCAACCTCCTGAATCAAGGGAAGCATTCTTTACTGATAATCAGGGACCAACAAATAACTATCCGATGACCATAGACATATCTCAGACATTTCCAGCCCAAGCTTCACCAGCTTGCTTTCAGACATGGTTTTCATCCAATGTAGTCATTAGTATGTGTGGGGATGATGCACAAATCAATGTCTGTTCCCCAAGGAAGCCAGGGACATTCGCCACTATCTTGTACATACTAGAAAAGCATCAATTGGAGGTGGTTTCGGCTCACATTTCCTCAGATCAATATCGTACCATGTACATGATCCATGTTCAT GCTGGTGGAGCATCTGAACAATTTCCGGAGTTACTGTCGATAGAAGAGACATTTAAGCTGGCTGCAGGAGAGATGAACTTATGCCTCTTTTCGTGTTAA